In a genomic window of Bemisia tabaci chromosome 1, PGI_BMITA_v3:
- the Taf8 gene encoding transcription initiation factor TFIID subunit 8 has protein sequence MSQYTSTQRSVLKTCISALLMEAGFEASDPSALESLVVILQSFLHELGQSARSYHELASRARPLLADVIMALVSMGISLKGIETHAKRLNRTILAPLAPSVQPKQLSILQAGMKQALPSYIPSHFPQFPDPHAYIRTPTHKQPVTEYEAIREKAASQKRSLEKALTKFVSKTGETDSLFPKQENDPFLLIACKLSFPPYLSALLPKDQVFDFDEEENAKPLAPRKKKEMKGTEQSEEEAEQEEEERAKAEADMIDNPYLRPVKPPPTKLKIKGNTVTSISS, from the coding sequence ATGTCACAGTACACCTCCACTCAACGGTCAGTTTTGAAAACATGTATCTCCGCACTCCTGATGGAAGCTGGTTTTGAAGCATCGGATCCTTCAGCTTTGGAATCGTTGGTGGTAATTTTGCAAAGTTTTCTCCACGAACTAGGACAAAGTGCACGCTCTTACCACGAATTAGCAAGCAGGGCAAGACCTCTACTAGCTGATGTAATTATGGCATTAGTCAGCATGGGGATAAGCCTGAAAGGCATTGAAACTCATGCTAAAAGACTCAACAGGACTATCCTTGCCCCCCTTGCACCTTCTGTGCAACCAAAACAACTGAGTATTTTACAAGCTGGCATGAAGCAAGCACTGCCTTCATATATTCCATCACATTTTCCTCAATTTCCAGACCCGCATGCCTATATCAGAACACCAACTCATAAGCAACCTGTCACAGAATATGAGGCCATCCGGGAGAAAGCAGCTAGTCAAAAACGAAGCCTTGAAAAAGCCCTAACAAAGTTTGTTTCCAAAACTGGTGAAACAGACAGTTTATTTCCAAAGCAAGAAAATgatccatttcttttgatagcATGTAAGCTGTCATTTCCACCATATCTTAGCGCATTACTGCCCAAAGATCAAGTGTTTGACTttgatgaagaagaaaatgcCAAACCTCTAGcaccaagaaagaaaaaagaaatgaaaggcacAGAACAATCGGAAGAAGAAGCAGAgcaagaggaagaggaaagagCAAAAGCTGAAGCAGATATGATAGATAATCCATATCTGAGGCCTGTGAAGCCTCCTCCCACAAAACTGAAAATCAAAGGGAATACAGTGACCAGTATTAGTTCATAG